One part of the Suncus etruscus isolate mSunEtr1 chromosome 2, mSunEtr1.pri.cur, whole genome shotgun sequence genome encodes these proteins:
- the CLEC14A gene encoding C-type lectin domain family 14 member A encodes MRPALALCLLWQVFWTPRGRAEHPTADRAGCSASGACYSLHHATIKRVAAQEACNLRGGALSTAHEGAELRAVLELVRAGPGPGGGSKDLLFWVALERGRSNCTLEKEPLRGFSWLSSEVGNSDHDSTTPTLHWVEEPQRSCTARKCAGLQVSRGVDPAGWKEMKCHQRANGYLCKYQFEGLCPAPRPGAASNLSYRAPFQLHSAALDFSPPGTEVSAVCPGPISVTATCIADEGGWHWDGIDPGSPLCPCTGPYLRAGKCAQLEECLDNSGGFSCECAPGFFLGKDRRSCVTQEAAQWPTPGGTQVPDPLTPLTAASPVSVSKKPDLPSVHQELGEVPGLGGSTTSAPEIPFWGTKSTTPALQMTSQTSMTKDTVPSVRLTTPMFNSTSSPAAPQVFDSSTVVLILVSVAIVVLVILTMTVLGLFKLCFHKSPSSQSNKGQLTRSELEKGAQEARLSSTSGSRPDQG; translated from the coding sequence ATGAGGCCAGCGCTTGCCCTCTGTCTCCTTTGGCAGGTATTCTGGACCCCGAGAGGTCGGGCTGAGCACCCCACCGCCGACCGTGCGGGCTGCTCGGCCTCGGGGGCCTGCTATAGCTTGCACCACGCGACCATCAAGCGGGTGGCGGCCCAGGAGGCCTGCAACTTGCGAGGCGGAGCGCTCAGCACCGCGCACGAAGGTGCAGAATTGCGCGCGGTGCTCGAGCTCGTGCGGGCCGGCCCCGGGCCGGGAGGAGGCTCCAAAGACTTGCTTTTTTGGGTGGCCCTGGAGCGAGGGCGCTCCAACTGCACCCTTGAGAAGGAGCCGCTGCGGGGCTTCTCCTGGTTGTCGTCGGAGGTCGGTAACTCCGACCATGACTCGACTACTCCAACGTTGCATTGGGTAGAGGAGCCTCAGCGCTCCTGCACAGCGCGAAAGTGTGCGGGGCTTCAGGTCTCTAGAGGGGTGGATCCCGCAGGCTGGAAGGAGATGAAGTGCCACCAGCGTGCCAATGGCTACTTGTGCAAGTACCAGTTTGAGGGGCTGTGCCCTGCGCCGCGCCCCGGGGCCGCATCGAACTTGAGCTACCGCGCGCCTTTCCAGCTGCACAGCGCCGCCTTGGACTTCAGTCCGCCCGGGACCGAGGTGAGTGCCGTCTGTCCCGGGCCAATCTCCGTGACAGCCACCTGCATCGCGGACGAGGGCGGCTGGCACTGGGACGGGATCGACCCCGGGAGTCCTCTCTGTCCCTGTACCGGGCCCTACCTCCGGGCGGGCAAGTGCGCGCAGCTGGAAGAGTGCCTGGATAACTCTGGAGGCTTCAGCTGCGAGTGCGCTCCTGGCTTCTTTCTGGGCAAAGACCGACGCTCTTGTGTGACCCAAGAGGCAGCACAGTGGCCAACTCCAGGAGGGACCCAGGTGCCCGACCCACTGACACCACTCACCGCAGCGAGCCCCGTCTCCGTCTCCAAGAAACCTGACTTGCCTAGCGTCCACCAGGAGCTTGGAGAGGTCCCCGGACTAGGCGGCTCAACCACGTCTGCTCCTGAGATTCCCTTTTGGGGAACAAAGAGCACAACCCCTGCCCTTCAGATGACTTCACAAACCTCCATGACAAAAGACACTGTCCCCTCTGTAAGACTGACGACTCCTATGTTTAATTCCACATCTTCCCCGGCCGCCCCCCAAGTGTTCGACTCCTCCACCGTGGTCCTTATTCTTGTGTCAGTCGCTATAGTTGTGTTGGTGATCTTAACCATGACAGTACTGGGCCTTTTCAAACTTTGCTTCCACAAGAGCCCTTCCTCGCAGTCCAACAAGGGACAGCTGACCCGATCAGAGTTGGAGAAAGGGGCTCAGGAAGCCCGTCTGAGTTCTACTTCTGGGTCTAGGCCTGACCAGGGGTGA